A region of the bacterium genome:
GTGGGAAATACCGCCTGCCCGCTGGCAGCTCTGGAAATGGCGCACCCGGAAGGAGCCGATCCCTCCCACGAATTTCTCGAACATCGACACACGGGGTATTTTCGCCGCCTCGAACCGTCAGTTCGTCCGTGACATGGCCGACCAGCAGTTCATCATGCAGATGCGGGATCACCACAAGTTCTGGTACTACGTATGGCTCATCACCTGCGACTGCGGGCGGAGTTTCTGGCGGTTCCTGTTCTGGTGCCTCGTCGTGGCGGGATGTTTCGGCATGGCGTATGCCATTGCGGGCGAGCGCTGGTTCTCCAATACCGGGGAATGGAATCTCCTGACCCCGTTCTACTACTCCTTCGTGACCTTCCTCCGTCTCGGAATCGGCGATATCGCCCCGAAGCTGGGTTCCGGCTGGGGCCAGTTCGCGGTCATGTTCGAGGTGTTCATCGGCTACATCGGCCTCGGCGGGCTCATCTCCATTTTCTCGAATATTCTCGCCCGGAGATCGTGAAGGGAGTTTAAAATGAATTACCCCGCAGTATCAGATCAGGCCTCCTGACCCTTAATCCCTTGCGCTTCGCGGCTCTTCGCTTCGCTTCGTTCCCCTATGAGAGGGGCAAGGGAAGTCGATGCGACTCCGGTAATTACCTGCCCCCGATACGGGGGAAGGTGTCACGAAGTGACGGAAGGGGGCTTTATACCCGGACCCTTGGGTCGGGGTAGTACATTCAGCGTAATCCCTCAATCAGCGTAATCAGCGGTTCAGACATTTCCCTCTCCTGTTTAAAATCAGTCATAACCATTTGAAATACAAGCAACTTATCCTGCATATAAATTTCTTGACAACCCTGACCGGTTTATGTATGTTCATATATGAATAACCCAATAACAGTATTTTGTACCCGGGAGGTCGTGGAATGAAAATACGGTATTTCTTCTTCTGGCTCCTTTTCTTGGTGGTTTTTTGCGGAACGGTATATGCACAGACGATAAAAGTCAGCGGTCACGTGTTTCTCTATAATCAGAGCCGCAATGACAGTGTCAGGGTGGTTTTCGAGCGCGTTGCGCCGACCTCGCTGTTCGACAGCACCTATACGGACACATCGGGTTACTACGAGCTGAATATCCAGAAAGGCGTGTACACGGTCACCTGGTCGAAAGAAGGGTATTACTGGCGCTCGGAGAAAGGTCTTGCTTTGTACGGCGACAAGGATTTGACGTGCTACACCGTTACCAGGAAAGAAGTCCCCGCCATGTTCCTGTCCATCCCCTCTGCCATGGATGCCGCCTCTCCGGGCGATACCGTGCTCGTCGCTCCGGGGACATACTACGGGACTATTGATTTCAAGGGTAAAAACATCACCCTTGCATCGTGGTACATTACCACCGGCGACACCTCGTATATTTCACAGACGGTTCTTCACGGCAACAAACAGGGCACGGTGGTCGTTTTTCAGAGCAATGAAGACACCACGGCAGTGCTCGACGGGTTCACCGTAACAAACGGCATCGAATCACGACAGGCGAGTGTAGAAAAATGCACTGGGATCAGGTGCAACGGTGCAAGCCCGCGGCTGCAGAACCTCGTGATAACGGGGAATTCAGACTATTCATCCGCAGGAGTTTATTTGTATTACAGTAACACCGTCATACACAATGTATCTATCCATGACAATTACGCCTATTCTTACAACGGCGGTGGGATGTATATTTATAGTGGTAATCCCGTCATAGACAATGTATCGATCTATAACAATTATGCAAATTGGTATGGCGGGGGTATATATATTGAAAGTAGTAATCCTGTAATTACGAATGTAACATTTAACAATAATGATTGTTATTGGTTTTATGGATCGGGAATCTGTATTTACAACGGGAAACCTGTCATTACAAACTGTATACTGTCCAATCATAGAGGGTCGTATGCCATATATTTAGACAACAGTTCCCCGTTTATAACCTATACGAATTTCTGGAATAACCAGAATAACAACTTTTCCCGGCTCGGCGAATGGTACGGTGTCAATGTTACGGTGAATGCGAACGGTGATTCGTGCGACGCCTATATGAACATCCAGACCGACCCCTGCTTCATCGATCCCGGCAACGGCGATTTACGCCTCCGTGACAACAGCCGGTGCATCGGCGCGGGCACTGCCGAGAACGCTCCGTCGGCCGATATCCTCGGTTTACGGCGCGGAACGCCGCCGGACATCGGCGCTTATGAGAACCCCCTGAACACCCCTGCCCCGCCGGTTGTCATGGTCTCCACTGAATTGCCGGACGCCGTGGCGGGACTCGTCTATAACGATACCCTCCGCGTGGACTTCCCCTACGGGAGATCGAAGCTGACCTACCGCCTGCTCGAAGGCCCCGGATGGATGACCGTCGACACTGCGGGAATCCTCACGGGGAAACCTGCGGCCGGTGACACGGGGAGCAGGTCCGCGGTGACCGTCGTGGTGAGCGATCCGAGCGGTTTCGCCGATACCCTGTCGACTTACCTGCGGGTCATCGATACGATCGGCCCGCCCTCGAACGTTATCGTCGAATACAAATCCGGGGACGGTAACCGGTGCACGCTCTGGTGGAAGAAATCCTCCAGCGAGGAGCTCGGATATGTCAGAAAGTATCTGATATACCGCTCGCAGACATCCGTGCTGACCGAGCCTGTGCCCTCCACGGATTATGCTTCACCCGAGGCTCTTTTTGCCGCGGAAATGTACTATACGGTGCTCGTCGATTCGGTCGCCCCCGGTGTTTCACGGTATACCGACGATCTGGATCTCCGGAAAAACAGCCAGTATTACTACTGGGTTCAGGCGGTCGGTTCCGGAATGGAAAGCGACATGGTCGTCGCCGGGGTCAAAACCCTTGTGGAAAGCGTACCCGCCGCGTTTTCCGTCTCGGAAGCCTATCCCAACCCGTTCAATCCTGCCACGACTATCGATTACTGTCTTCCCCGCGACAGCCGGGTGACGGTGACCGTTTATAACATCTCCGGCGCCAGAATCGCCGTACTGAAGGATGACTTCGAACTCGCGGGCGGGTATTCGGTGGTGTGGAATGCCCGGGGCATGCCGAGCGGGCTGTATTTCTGCCGGTTCAGGGCGGATAAATTCACCGTGACGAAGAAACTCCTGCTTTTGAAATGACCCGCCTGACTGGTTTCGATCATGTTCGGGGATGACCGATCAATTTTAATCTCAAAAGATCCCTCCCGGTTTCCATCCCACTGCGTCAGAGCAACAGCGCTGGCGAATTGCCGTGTCCCCCCTGTTCAGGGGGGATGCCCGGAGGGCAAGGGGTCCTTCACAAATCCGCGTTCTATTCTCTCCTGTTTCCCTCTCACCGCGGCGCGAGGAACAGCCCGAAATTCGCCATCGTCGGGCACACCCTCGACCGGAGTATCCTTACCCTTACCTTCCGCGCTGTCACCGGCTCGAATCTCAGGAGGCGTTTGTACCCGATGACCGTCGACCGTGCGATTTCCTTCCATGTCCCCCCGGCCTGCACATCGAGCGCGAAATCCTCGACACGCTGTCCCGCCCTGATGTACTCCTGAAGCATGGCCACGTTGAACGTTTTTTCCGCGCCGAGGTCATACTCGATGCTCGCCGTATCCTGCCAGTCGTCGGTCGTCCAGTACGTATTCTCGTCGCCGTCGACCGTTTTCCCCGCGCCGTACGCCTGGTCGCCGCCGCGCACACCGGATGCCGTTGCCTTCGCCCCGAGCGCGAGGTTCGTCCGGAAGGTCTCGTTCAGCACTTTCCCGAGCTCACGGGCTCGTGCGGCGTCGTTTTCATGGATCAGCCCCCGTTTGTCCGGCGGAAAATTGAGGAGAAATGTCGCGTTGCCGCCCACCGCGCCGTAGTAGATATCGAGCAGCACCCCGAGCGGTTTGACCAGGCTGTCCTGGCTGGCGTGGTAGAACCATCCGGGCCGTATCGAGGTGTTGACCTCGGCCGGAAACCAGATGAGCTCGCTTGCGCCCACGCTCTTTTCCACCGCTGCGCTTTTTTCCCCCGGTGCCTTTTTCTCCCCCGTAGGAGCAGCCCCCCGTGGCTGCCCTCTCACACCGCTCTCATACGCCTCCATAATCTTCTCCCTGCTGCCGAGGTCCTCCTCCGACCCTCCGGCGCTGGCGAACGCCGGATCGTCCGCGTGCTGCGCCTTCTCGGCGATGGTCGCCCTGTCTGCGTTTCGGACGGGGAGTACGCTCCATTCGGACTGGCGGGTTTCCCCGGCCTCGTTGCCGCACCACCGGACATCGGGTCCCATGACCGAAATGACCGCATGAGGCTGAAGCTCGCGGATGAGCGCATAGTACTCCTCCCACGCATAGACCTGACGCTTGCCGTTCGGGCCTTCGCCGCAGGCGCCGTCGAACCAGACACAGAACAGCTCGCCGTAATTCGTCAGAAGCTCGCGGAGCTGGTTCTTGAAATGCTCGTTGTACGCAGGCGAATCCCCGTACGTTGACTCGTGCCTGTCCCAGGGCGAGCAGTAAATCCCGAACTTGAGCCCTGCCTCATGGCATGCGCGGGCAACCTCGGCGATAACGTCTCCCCTGCCGTTCTTCCATGGGCTGTTTTTCACCGAATGTTCGGTGTACGCGCTCGGCCAGAGACAGAATCCGTCATGGTGCTTGGCGGTCAGAATGAGGCCCTTCATGCCCGCAGCCTTGCAGACCGCGACCCATTGACTGGCATCGAAAGCGGTCGGGTTGAAGAGCGCCGGGCTCTCGGTGCCGTCGCCCCATT
Encoded here:
- a CDS encoding T9SS type A sorting domain-containing protein: MKIRYFFFWLLFLVVFCGTVYAQTIKVSGHVFLYNQSRNDSVRVVFERVAPTSLFDSTYTDTSGYYELNIQKGVYTVTWSKEGYYWRSEKGLALYGDKDLTCYTVTRKEVPAMFLSIPSAMDAASPGDTVLVAPGTYYGTIDFKGKNITLASWYITTGDTSYISQTVLHGNKQGTVVVFQSNEDTTAVLDGFTVTNGIESRQASVEKCTGIRCNGASPRLQNLVITGNSDYSSAGVYLYYSNTVIHNVSIHDNYAYSYNGGGMYIYSGNPVIDNVSIYNNYANWYGGGIYIESSNPVITNVTFNNNDCYWFYGSGICIYNGKPVITNCILSNHRGSYAIYLDNSSPFITYTNFWNNQNNNFSRLGEWYGVNVTVNANGDSCDAYMNIQTDPCFIDPGNGDLRLRDNSRCIGAGTAENAPSADILGLRRGTPPDIGAYENPLNTPAPPVVMVSTELPDAVAGLVYNDTLRVDFPYGRSKLTYRLLEGPGWMTVDTAGILTGKPAAGDTGSRSAVTVVVSDPSGFADTLSTYLRVIDTIGPPSNVIVEYKSGDGNRCTLWWKKSSSEELGYVRKYLIYRSQTSVLTEPVPSTDYASPEALFAAEMYYTVLVDSVAPGVSRYTDDLDLRKNSQYYYWVQAVGSGMESDMVVAGVKTLVESVPAAFSVSEAYPNPFNPATTIDYCLPRDSRVTVTVYNISGARIAVLKDDFELAGGYSVVWNARGMPSGLYFCRFRADKFTVTKKLLLLK
- a CDS encoding alpha-L-fucosidase translates to MKEIVFRAAHITPSDRQAAWQKLEFYAFIHFGMNTFSDREWGDGTESPALFNPTAFDASQWVAVCKAAGMKGLILTAKHHDGFCLWPSAYTEHSVKNSPWKNGRGDVIAEVARACHEAGLKFGIYCSPWDRHESTYGDSPAYNEHFKNQLRELLTNYGELFCVWFDGACGEGPNGKRQVYAWEEYYALIRELQPHAVISVMGPDVRWCGNEAGETRQSEWSVLPVRNADRATIAEKAQHADDPAFASAGGSEEDLGSREKIMEAYESGVRGQPRGAAPTGEKKAPGEKSAAVEKSVGASELIWFPAEVNTSIRPGWFYHASQDSLVKPLGVLLDIYYGAVGGNATFLLNFPPDKRGLIHENDAARARELGKVLNETFRTNLALGAKATASGVRGGDQAYGAGKTVDGDENTYWTTDDWQDTASIEYDLGAEKTFNVAMLQEYIRAGQRVEDFALDVQAGGTWKEIARSTVIGYKRLLRFEPVTARKVRVRILRSRVCPTMANFGLFLAPR